The nucleotide window CCAAGCTATGAATCCTGGATTATGGGGATTGACGGCGTGGATCAGGAGCAGAAGAGTGGCTGGTCTCAGTGGGTAAGGAGCTGGACGGCCGAAGAGAACCGTCATGGCGACCTGCTGAACAAGTACCTTTACCTTTGTGGCCGTGTGAATATGCGTGAAGTGGAGATCACTACTCAATATTTAATTCAGGATGGATTTGATCTGGGAACCTCCATGGACCCATACAGAAACTTCGTCTACACGAGTTTTCAGGAAACTGCAACCAATATCTCCCACCGCAGGGTAGGATCACTGGCCAAGCAGTCCGGTAATACCAAACTTTCCAGGATGTGCGGCGTCATTGCTGCCGATGAGGCCCGGCATGCAAAAGCCTATAAGCATTTTGTAACCCGGATCTTTGAATTGGATCCTTCAGAAATGATGCTGGCCTTTGAAGATATGATGCGCAAAAAAATCGTGATGCCGGCTCACTTGATGCGCGAGTCGGGTCAGAAAGCAGGTGAACTTTGGGAACATTTTTCAGATGCTGCGCAGCGTGCTATGGTGTACACCGGACAGGATTATATTAACATCCTTAGTGAACTGCTGAAGGACTGGAAAATTGAGCATATTGACGGCCTGAATGAGCAGGCACAGAAAGCCCAGGAGTACCTGATGAAACTACCTGCCAGACTGCAGAGAATTACCGACAGACTGGCTACTCCCGACCAGGAGTATCAGTTTAAATGGGTAAAGAGCTGATGCAGGTCTGACTGAATATATGAGCTGGAGATTCTCCGGCTCTTTTTGTATCTTTGCGCACTTTAATATTGAATGTTTTAGAATGCTTAACAATAAAAAACTTGCAATAGATTTTGACGGCACCGTGGTAGATGATGCTTATCCCGGAATAGGAAAACCAAAAACTTTTGCTTTCGAAACGCTTAAAAAACTGCAGTCTGAAGGCTACCGACTGATCCTTTGGACTTACAGGCACGGCAAATCTCTGGAGGAAGCCGTGGAGTTCTGCAAAAAGAACGGCGTGGAGTTCTACGCTGTGAATTCCAGCTTTGAGGGAGAGATTTATGACAGTGAGAATGCCTCACGTAAAATTGACGCAGACCTCTTTATAGATGATCGTAACCTGGGCGGATTTCCGGGTTGGGGCGAGATTTACAATATCATCAACCAGCGGATTGAATTCCGTGTGGACGGTGGCGAGGTGCTGGCCTATTCTAAAATAAAAAAAGACAAAAAAAAGGGACTTTTCTGGTAAGCTTATGATTCATCTGAAAACACTGCCCGAACTTAGACTGATGCGTGATAGCGCCCAACTGGTTTCTAAAACCCTCGGTTTGCTGGCAAAAGAAATACAACCCGGTGTAACGACCAATCATCTTGATAAACTGGGTGGGGAATATATACGTGACCATGGTGGTGAACCCGCTTTCCTGGGAATGTACGGTTTCCCTAAAAACCTGTGTATCTCGCCGAATGCTGAGGTCGTACACGGAATCCCTAACGATACGCCACTGAAGGAGGGCGATATCCTGTCCGTGGACTGTGGTGTCTATATGAACGGTTTCTACGGCGATCATGCCTACAGTTTTGAGGTAGGAGAGGTAGCTCCCGAAACCAAAAAACTCCTTGAAGTTACAAAGCAATCCCTTTACAAAGGCATTGAGCAGTGTGTTCGCGGTAAAAGAATAGGCGATATTTCCTATGCCATACAGCAGCACTGTGAGAAGCATGGTTACGGTGTGGTGCGTGAACTCGTAGGTCATGGACTCGGACGCAAAATGCATGAAGATCCCCAGGTGCCGAATTATGGCCGGAAAGGTAGCGGCAAGGTCATTAAAGACGGCATTGCGCTCGCCATTGAACCCATGGTGAATATGGGAACTGAAAAGGTGAAATTTCACGATGACGGCTGGACGGTTACTTCACTGGATATGTCGCCTTCAGCTCATTTCGAGCATGATGTATGTGTCATTGGCGGTAAACCTGTATTGCTTTCTACTTACAGATACATTTACGAGGCGCTGGGCATTGTAAGTGATGAAGAGGACC belongs to Chryseobacterium sp. and includes:
- a CDS encoding acyl-ACP desaturase produces the protein MYNKLVRLEVMKNLGKEVDDFISSYLTPVEKIWQPTDFLPDPSAESFKHDVEELQTYAQEMGYDLFVTLIGDCITEEALPSYESWIMGIDGVDQEQKSGWSQWVRSWTAEENRHGDLLNKYLYLCGRVNMREVEITTQYLIQDGFDLGTSMDPYRNFVYTSFQETATNISHRRVGSLAKQSGNTKLSRMCGVIAADEARHAKAYKHFVTRIFELDPSEMMLAFEDMMRKKIVMPAHLMRESGQKAGELWEHFSDAAQRAMVYTGQDYINILSELLKDWKIEHIDGLNEQAQKAQEYLMKLPARLQRITDRLATPDQEYQFKWVKS
- a CDS encoding BT0820 family HAD-type phosphatase, producing MLNNKKLAIDFDGTVVDDAYPGIGKPKTFAFETLKKLQSEGYRLILWTYRHGKSLEEAVEFCKKNGVEFYAVNSSFEGEIYDSENASRKIDADLFIDDRNLGGFPGWGEIYNIINQRIEFRVDGGEVLAYSKIKKDKKKGLFW
- the map gene encoding type I methionyl aminopeptidase is translated as MIHLKTLPELRLMRDSAQLVSKTLGLLAKEIQPGVTTNHLDKLGGEYIRDHGGEPAFLGMYGFPKNLCISPNAEVVHGIPNDTPLKEGDILSVDCGVYMNGFYGDHAYSFEVGEVAPETKKLLEVTKQSLYKGIEQCVRGKRIGDISYAIQQHCEKHGYGVVRELVGHGLGRKMHEDPQVPNYGRKGSGKVIKDGIALAIEPMVNMGTEKVKFHDDGWTVTSLDMSPSAHFEHDVCVIGGKPVLLSTYRYIYEALGIVSDEEDPFTLDF